A genomic region of Conger conger chromosome 6, fConCon1.1, whole genome shotgun sequence contains the following coding sequences:
- the si:dkey-33c12.4 gene encoding uncharacterized protein si:dkey-33c12.4 isoform X1 gives MSDGLDWDSVMFHLHQDRHLMQVHEAFVDLFSGRTARYNTLDPFNSGYYVPGHDDFGSGYVEDDDDYTDDDSDYEDRKDKKAFCGFPRNFLEHGPPRSRSPHPPHPLYRTDLQKIMHEQAEKNAKELVEEEERLKVKAEKKRLKKLRQKERKRKEKEKEQNNTDKNIDGDNHEVENSVVKSKFSNSESVCDKSADKAADAGPLKKTQAPTSVQNKPHSNGFSEDDEEEEYEQEEEDSEVESIGSELEVLDMNSCFVSKAATIAKRKLELKAKLEKREEKSSSSRKPALKQQQKSPQQKQQQKSPQQSGQWQLVEPRPRGVEPQLQQQRPRQHQQNAQVASIEDVEKRSTELAVIGNQLGNSGRFEMAVIYFTDAIKHNPKDFRLFGNRSFCYEKMQQYEKALIDADISLAMSPGWIKGLYRRGRALAGLKRYSDAAVAFKSVLQLDRTSSDAAQELMRVQIMQLMEMGFSKEQSSNALIIHGTVEKALEAFSNIQDEKFGSSSPPVANASQSAEEEWVVAGQKSQPPANQATIVPTQPLYNPRPKPPVKANFVKEVTPELFPVWVGNLVPTVTGNTVHSLFSTVGPVHSVKMLPSRRCAFVNYTRKGNCETAIKEFHGKGLEGAVLSVRYPDRIHPHLGASKSAKQATELPPEVVPKSVPTMPGECVFWRNSGCIKKERCTFLHIPSHKGIDRGGDKLAP, from the exons ATGTCTGATGGATTAGATTGGGATTCGG TGATGTTCCACCTTCATCAGGACCGCCACCTCATGCAAGTCCAT GAGGCATTTGTGGATTTATTCAGTGGACGTACTGCCAGATATAACACATTAGACCCTTTTAACAGTGGTTATTATG TTCCGGGTCATGATGATTTTGGCAGTGGCTATGTCGAGGATGATGACGACTATACAGACGATGACAGCGATTATGAAGACCGTAAGGATAAAAAAGCATTTTGTGGGTTCCCCAGAAATTTCCTAGAACATGGACCACCAAGGTCTAGGAGtccacacccaccccacccactgTACAGAACGGATCTTCAAAAAATTATGCATGAG caggcAGAAAAAAATGCCAAAGAATTAGTAGAAGAGGAAGAAAGACTTAAAGtaaaagcagagaaaaaaagGCTTAAGAAATTG agacaaaaagaaagaaagcgtaaagagaaagaaaaggagcaAAATAACACTGATAAAAATATAGATGGT GACAATCATGAAGTAGAGAACTCTGTAGTGAAGTCTAAATTCTCGAatagtgagagtgtatgtgataAAAGTGCTGATAAAGCTGCTGATGCTGGACCCTTAAAGAAGACTCAAGCTCCTACATCCGTACAGAATAAGCCCCACAGTAATGGATTCTCTGAGGACGACGAAGAGGAGGAGTATgaacaggaggaggaagacagCGAAGTGGAAAGCATTGGCAGTGAACTAGAG GTGCTAGAtatgaacagctgttttgtatccAAAGCAGCCACAATAGCAAAGCGTAAGCTGGAGCTCAAGGCCAAGCTGGAGAAAAGGGAGGAGAAGAGCAGCAGCTCGAGGAAGCCAGCTCTGAAACAGCAGCAGAAATCACCgcagcagaagcagcagcagaagtcacCACAGCAGTCTGGGCAATGGCAGCTGGTGGAACCGCGCCCGAGAGGGGTGGAGCCACAGCTGCAGCAACAAAGGCCACGGCAGCACCAGCAG AATGCTCAAGTGGCCAGCATTGAGGATGTTGAAAAAAGAAGTACTGAACTGGCAG TTATTGGTAACCAGTTGGGGAATTCTGGACGATTTGAAATGGCAGTGATTTATTTTACTGATGCAATAAAGCACAATCCTAAAGATTTTCG GTTGTTTGGGAACCGCTCGTTTTGTTATGAGAAGATGCAGCAGTATGAGAAGGCCCTGATCGATGCTGATATCAGCCTGGCCATGAGCCCAGGCTGGATCAAGGGCTTGTACAGGAGAGGCCGGGCTCTCGCTGGGCTAAAG AGATACTCCGACGCTGCAGTGGCCTTTAAGAGCGTTCTGCAGCTGGACAGAACTTCTTCCGATGCTGCACAGGAGCTGATGCGTGTGCAGATAATGCAACTAATG GAAATGGGTTTCTCGAAAGAGCAGAGCTCCAATGCGTTGATAATCCACGGAACAGTAGAGAAAGCTCTGGAAGCCTTCTCAAATATCCAGG ATGAAAAGTTTGGTAGCAGTAGCCCCCCAGTGGCGAATGCCAGTCAATCGGCTGAGGAAGAATGGGTGGTCGCCGGGCAGAAGTCCCAGCCCCCAGCCAACCAAGCGACCATAGTGCCAACCCAGCCCTTATACAACCCCAGACCCAAACCTCCAGTGAAGGCCAACTTTGTCAAGGAAGTAACACC AGAGCTTTTCCCAGTGTGGGTTGGAAACCTGGTCCCTACTGTAACCGGAAACACGGTGCACAGTCTGTTTAGCAC TGTCGGGCCCGTTCACTCTGTCAAAATGCTGCCAAGCAGGCGATGCGCCTTTGTCAACTACACAAGAAAGGGCAACTGTGAAACGGCCATCAAGGAATTCCAC GGTAAGGGGCTGGAGGGGGCTGTACTCTCCGTTCGCTACCCCGATCGAATCCACCCACACTTAGGGGCGTCTAAGTCGGCCAAACAGGCCACCGAGCTACCCCCCGAGGTTGTGCCAAAGTCCGTCCCCAC GATGCCAGGCGAGTGTGTCTTCTGGAGAAACAGCGGGTGCATCAAAAAGGAGAGGTGCACCTTCCTGCATATTCCCAGCCACAAGGGCATTGATCGGGGGGGAGACAAGCTGGCACCTTGA
- the si:dkey-33c12.4 gene encoding uncharacterized protein si:dkey-33c12.4 isoform X2, which translates to MTQHHRILMFHLHQDRHLMQVHEAFVDLFSGRTARYNTLDPFNSGYYVPGHDDFGSGYVEDDDDYTDDDSDYEDRKDKKAFCGFPRNFLEHGPPRSRSPHPPHPLYRTDLQKIMHEQAEKNAKELVEEEERLKVKAEKKRLKKLRQKERKRKEKEKEQNNTDKNIDGDNHEVENSVVKSKFSNSESVCDKSADKAADAGPLKKTQAPTSVQNKPHSNGFSEDDEEEEYEQEEEDSEVESIGSELEVLDMNSCFVSKAATIAKRKLELKAKLEKREEKSSSSRKPALKQQQKSPQQKQQQKSPQQSGQWQLVEPRPRGVEPQLQQQRPRQHQQNAQVASIEDVEKRSTELAVIGNQLGNSGRFEMAVIYFTDAIKHNPKDFRLFGNRSFCYEKMQQYEKALIDADISLAMSPGWIKGLYRRGRALAGLKRYSDAAVAFKSVLQLDRTSSDAAQELMRVQIMQLMEMGFSKEQSSNALIIHGTVEKALEAFSNIQDEKFGSSSPPVANASQSAEEEWVVAGQKSQPPANQATIVPTQPLYNPRPKPPVKANFVKEVTPELFPVWVGNLVPTVTGNTVHSLFSTVGPVHSVKMLPSRRCAFVNYTRKGNCETAIKEFHGKGLEGAVLSVRYPDRIHPHLGASKSAKQATELPPEVVPKSVPTMPGECVFWRNSGCIKKERCTFLHIPSHKGIDRGGDKLAP; encoded by the exons ATGACCCAACATCATCGAATAT TGATGTTCCACCTTCATCAGGACCGCCACCTCATGCAAGTCCAT GAGGCATTTGTGGATTTATTCAGTGGACGTACTGCCAGATATAACACATTAGACCCTTTTAACAGTGGTTATTATG TTCCGGGTCATGATGATTTTGGCAGTGGCTATGTCGAGGATGATGACGACTATACAGACGATGACAGCGATTATGAAGACCGTAAGGATAAAAAAGCATTTTGTGGGTTCCCCAGAAATTTCCTAGAACATGGACCACCAAGGTCTAGGAGtccacacccaccccacccactgTACAGAACGGATCTTCAAAAAATTATGCATGAG caggcAGAAAAAAATGCCAAAGAATTAGTAGAAGAGGAAGAAAGACTTAAAGtaaaagcagagaaaaaaagGCTTAAGAAATTG agacaaaaagaaagaaagcgtaaagagaaagaaaaggagcaAAATAACACTGATAAAAATATAGATGGT GACAATCATGAAGTAGAGAACTCTGTAGTGAAGTCTAAATTCTCGAatagtgagagtgtatgtgataAAAGTGCTGATAAAGCTGCTGATGCTGGACCCTTAAAGAAGACTCAAGCTCCTACATCCGTACAGAATAAGCCCCACAGTAATGGATTCTCTGAGGACGACGAAGAGGAGGAGTATgaacaggaggaggaagacagCGAAGTGGAAAGCATTGGCAGTGAACTAGAG GTGCTAGAtatgaacagctgttttgtatccAAAGCAGCCACAATAGCAAAGCGTAAGCTGGAGCTCAAGGCCAAGCTGGAGAAAAGGGAGGAGAAGAGCAGCAGCTCGAGGAAGCCAGCTCTGAAACAGCAGCAGAAATCACCgcagcagaagcagcagcagaagtcacCACAGCAGTCTGGGCAATGGCAGCTGGTGGAACCGCGCCCGAGAGGGGTGGAGCCACAGCTGCAGCAACAAAGGCCACGGCAGCACCAGCAG AATGCTCAAGTGGCCAGCATTGAGGATGTTGAAAAAAGAAGTACTGAACTGGCAG TTATTGGTAACCAGTTGGGGAATTCTGGACGATTTGAAATGGCAGTGATTTATTTTACTGATGCAATAAAGCACAATCCTAAAGATTTTCG GTTGTTTGGGAACCGCTCGTTTTGTTATGAGAAGATGCAGCAGTATGAGAAGGCCCTGATCGATGCTGATATCAGCCTGGCCATGAGCCCAGGCTGGATCAAGGGCTTGTACAGGAGAGGCCGGGCTCTCGCTGGGCTAAAG AGATACTCCGACGCTGCAGTGGCCTTTAAGAGCGTTCTGCAGCTGGACAGAACTTCTTCCGATGCTGCACAGGAGCTGATGCGTGTGCAGATAATGCAACTAATG GAAATGGGTTTCTCGAAAGAGCAGAGCTCCAATGCGTTGATAATCCACGGAACAGTAGAGAAAGCTCTGGAAGCCTTCTCAAATATCCAGG ATGAAAAGTTTGGTAGCAGTAGCCCCCCAGTGGCGAATGCCAGTCAATCGGCTGAGGAAGAATGGGTGGTCGCCGGGCAGAAGTCCCAGCCCCCAGCCAACCAAGCGACCATAGTGCCAACCCAGCCCTTATACAACCCCAGACCCAAACCTCCAGTGAAGGCCAACTTTGTCAAGGAAGTAACACC AGAGCTTTTCCCAGTGTGGGTTGGAAACCTGGTCCCTACTGTAACCGGAAACACGGTGCACAGTCTGTTTAGCAC TGTCGGGCCCGTTCACTCTGTCAAAATGCTGCCAAGCAGGCGATGCGCCTTTGTCAACTACACAAGAAAGGGCAACTGTGAAACGGCCATCAAGGAATTCCAC GGTAAGGGGCTGGAGGGGGCTGTACTCTCCGTTCGCTACCCCGATCGAATCCACCCACACTTAGGGGCGTCTAAGTCGGCCAAACAGGCCACCGAGCTACCCCCCGAGGTTGTGCCAAAGTCCGTCCCCAC GATGCCAGGCGAGTGTGTCTTCTGGAGAAACAGCGGGTGCATCAAAAAGGAGAGGTGCACCTTCCTGCATATTCCCAGCCACAAGGGCATTGATCGGGGGGGAGACAAGCTGGCACCTTGA